tttcctctgggattttttatatctctgattaaagcataacttctcgtttataatagttttgaaatagttGTATGCTttgaagctttcatagaataatacaaaccggtaggggacgtgtattgcttatgcaatactctcagaatgatTGTTAACAATACATACAGTCGTTTGATCAGTTCCGAATTTTGACCAGTTCCGAATAGTTCAGAAGTTAAATAGCAaaacattattgaaataaaaaatggaggAAAAAATCAATACCTTTAATATAAACACGTATTTATGCTTGTTTGAATTCTGCTGTAGTTTCATAGCCTATATGTATTTGATATCGGTCATAGATTAGTCAACCTACTTTCGCTTTGTAATAAATCCAGGTCATTGCAACGATAATATGCACGTAAAATCGTCTTTCACTTGTAACaagatttcttttattaaacgTAGGTTTAGTATGTATTCTAACATACCCAAAAGCATAcaggataaaaaataaaataaaaaagcaagTGGAAGCAGAATTTTATTGAGCCGTCATTTTACGAGTTCCGAATACCCAATTTGTTTCCCTCTGTTTTAGGATTTAATGAAGGGATTGATTAAAACGAATACTTCTGGAATTCATTAAATGTCTTTCTccgtcttaaataaatcatattgtaCCACAATGATGATAAGTGAAGGGGCTGCGACTGTATTCCGACAAGATGTTAGAAACCAGGCTAAATTACTGTTACTGTGATTTTGTCTGTCATTTCCATGCAAATCAAACTGTCTTGTTAAGAAAATACCAATAACTGATATGTTTGCATTAAACCTGTTATTCAACTGGTTCAATCAATAGTTTTAGGGCCGAAACTTTTTTATCTACATTCCATATCTATAGAAACAGTTATGTTATTCGGAACCCATTGGCTTATTCGCAATATGGCTTCCCGCGTAATTTGgtagaataaaattttatttaaaaaatattaaatgcagcAAATCCTGCATTTATATTTGCAGGGATATGGTGTATATCGGCCAAAAAATCAGAtctaaaaaataacacccaGGAACATTTACAGCACCTCCAAATCTGTACCATATTCGGAACTGGTCAAACGACTGTAAGAGCTAGGTCAAGGGGGGAAATGTGGAAAAGTCGCATATTGGTAAATGCTGcttctaatttttttgttacaaaaccCATTCAGTTAAAACTGAACAAtttgatttcataattttatacttatataatttttatcaatcgtacgatcaaatatcaaaatattaagtaTGCAAAGCCTACTGGCGCCCTAACAATTTGTCGATTAAAATTATTGGACCATGTAGTACATTTATTCTATACGGTCCAATAAATGGATTCTTTTATTCaaagtgttatcacagacaaagacaccggaaaaggaaatattttttttatgtccacTCACCTACTGCACATTTTAAGataatcttttttatattaCGACAAAAGGGATTATCAACTACATtaaggaaacattttttttaaaaaccctgaCAAATATACactctttatgaaataaatcagATAATTTCTATTTGTCGTCAGTTAGGCATACCTGAAAAATACCCCTAGAGCATCACGTcagatgaaaatatttacaaaagggTGTCTCGTGTTATCTCGTTCTAAAAATACAAATGATCCGACAAAGGTTTAAATACTTTAGAACATTCCATTTGAAAATGGAGGAAGAAGACGTGGAACGAAAAAATATCGCTTTCAGCGTTATGCTGCCCTCAAAAGGACGCAACAGAAGGATGAGAAAGAAGTCGTTTACTGAGGCTGTCAAAGAAAAGTACTGCATGAGTGACCCCAATAAGATATACACATCAGGGTTTGTAATAGACATCAAAGTGACTGGCAAGCCGAAGACGAGCGATTCGGAGGCAGAATTGGCGTATCTGAGAAATGTGGTATGGTTTTCGTTTTTTATTGATGGTTATGTGAAAAATTACGTTGTTTATCAAAATAGACAAAACAGCTGACCGAATTTTGGCAGCAGGCCAGCTGATTGATAACGCTCGCAAGTTCCGTTATCATGTGTATCGTGTGGAAATAGACGCAATGTGCAGTCATTCTTCTCAACAAGTTCACAATGTAATGATGCATGAAGaattatgaatatattattttctCATATCCTTGATTTAACCATTATATTATGttcaaattaattaacaaaaatacatgtactatatatatatatactatcaTCAATATAAAACCATATATATAGATCACATGGTACCAGGCAAGTGTATGATGATCAGAAGAATATGTTGAGTGTTTGTTTTACCTGCAGGTGTTGAACAACAGTTGTGTGGGTCACGCTGGTGTGCCAAATGAGGGATTGTCCAGTCTCTGTCCCAATGtagttgaccttgacctttccaGCAATGACCTTACGGACTGGAAGGACATGTTGACCATCCTGTCTAACCTTCAGTGCCTTAAGTTTGTCAACTTGGCAAGAAACAAACTTCAAAATAAAGAGgtatatcatattaaaaaatcatcGCCTGAGAACAATTAATAATAGTTGCATTCCCTGGCCCAACCAACTATCattaatttaatcatttgtttgaATGAAGGCTTTCTTGAgttgtatattttgtatatatgacTTTTGAACAGTAATAATTCTGTATTTTAGGATGACTCCTTTTCATTGATCATgctttaatatataaatttaagggggatgtgcggctGTCGAACTGCACATGCAGCTACAGACATATtttgaagattaaaaaatataaagggggttcattggtgtcctctctacaaccatttgttgagaaaaagtttgaattttgctCATTTAAGTTGTATTTTAAGTTGTAAGGTACCCTATTCTTAAAATGGGCCTCAAAAAACCAGAAGATATATTTATCTCTGTCTGTGGAGGTACATtgcagatttatttttattgaaatataatgtTACTTTTTTAATTGAAGACAATCCCTTTTTAGACCCATATCACACTTTCAAAAAGAATTTGATTTATACTTATAGAACTAAAAATTCCCCATGAAACAAACATGGGACAGGTATAGAGATgtatattaaattcaaaacGGGTTGTTTTGAATTGACAACGTCAATGTGTCTCCATAGACACAGGAGTTCTAAGTATAGACTggatttttcttgttctaaaacTAGATCCCATGCCGACTGATAAAACAGGGTACCCTGTTTTGAGgcaaattttcagattttttaatcttcaaaataagtctgtagctgcgcagttacGGTAGGCAGCTGttctgagtgattaaaaaggcattatcatgttcttgtatgcatacttttcaaacaaaatgacatatagGACTTTATATTTATTGGGtatatatcttttggcaacatttttggccagttttgggcagaaacaagccagttcaagaaatgtttacattcttatcctcagtAATGTACAAAATGtccgcacatcccccttaaatgatGAAATACTTTTAAACAGTGTAGCCTACATTTTTATTGCTAGCTGTAACTGtaaaccaaatattttttacacgacaactttatttcacaatttatatttttataatctaGATATATAACTAATGTTTACATTGCAACGACTGGTGCATGGCGAGAAATATTTCGCGATAACAAGGCCCTCACAGACTTTGCAAAAATTTCTTGCACGGGAACAagagttggtttacagtacatGCATTAATTTACTCCTTTAAACAGAACACCATTCAGTCATGGAACGCTCCTCTGCCCCAGATAGAGAATCTGGTTTTGAATGGAACATTTACCAGCTGGCAGGATGTCATAGACCTGACCAAAAAGATTCCCTCTCTGACAGAGCTACATGCTTGTGAAAATGGTAATTACGTATACAGTTTGTCTGTCTCAGATCACTTACCGACCAGTTCATGATTAACCAGTAAGTGGAAtgtaacattcaataaaaaaggaTTTCTTATTTAGAAAGAAGTTGAGGACTATTGATGATGAAAAATTGGACAATGCCATATTACTTTACActttatgtttatcaaaaatttgatatgcataactgaattttgttttgtttggagAATAATGTTTTGTCAGAGATACAAGTATACATGGAATCTAATGCATTGTTGTAGAATATGAAGATTTAGATCATCCAGAGGATGCCTacaaatgtttacaaaacatCACCTGTCTCAGACTGAATAACAACAGACTCAGAAGGTACAATGTTTATGAATATGTTCTTGAGTTTATTACAGATATAAGAATAAGTAGCCATATAAAGATTGTCTAAAATACATATACTAACATTTTATACTAAAGAAGGAGTTTCCCCTTCAACTTTCAGTTGGGAAGAAATTTGGAAATTGAAACACCTGCCCCAGTTGGAATCTCTGATTCTGTCTGGTAACCCCATCCAacacatattttacaaagagGAGGAGGAATGTAGAATATGCTGTCTGGAGAATCCGGCAGAAGAGATGGAGACTGAGAGAGATATTTCCATGGAGATGCAAGACATAGTGGAAGACATTGTCGGTGACGTTCTGCAGATGGCAGACAGCATAGAAACAAAAGAAGGGGAGGAGTCATCGAAGAGCACAGAGTGTCAGCATGGGGACCCTTTCTCCAGACTCAAATTGATCTGTCTGAGTGAAACTCAACTCAATAACTGGACTCACTGTGATGAGCTGAGAAAGTACCCAGCACTCAAGTCTCTCAGGATCAAGGTCAGTCATGTGAATGATGCCCAGTTGTTAATtatgaaaaacacattttatctcatattttttgttaaatggtTCAGAGTAACGTTTCATTGATTTCTCCCTGTGTACTGAAAGCGTGACTTTGTTCAAAACCCCTGGCCAGTCTTTCTCATGCTCCTCTATCCTAGGCCAAATTGCTGAGTTTTTTTCagtttcatgaatattcatacCTTATTCCAGTGGTCTCCTTCACAAGTTTATTAAGGAAATCTATGTGAATGCTAACATGATCTAATAATCAGTAACACCTCCAAAAATTGATttagttttgctttttcataaGCGGATTgaaatgattgataaaataGAGGAAGTTCATTAATGGTCAGTCAGCATATCTAAGACTGGCAAGGGTTTCCAACAATTATAGTGTGTTGTTTAAGTTCTGAATAggagatatttttatatttgaacaGGACATTCCTCTGGTGAAGAAACTAGATCCAGAAGAAAGAAGAAAACTGCTTGTTGCTCAGTATGTTGAAAAGCTCAAACCAATTTGATCTGAGAAATTTAATACCAACACTTAAAAGTTACATGCACTGaaatatatacagattttaaatgatttttttgcaGTATGCCCAACATAATGATCTTGAATGGAAGTGAAGTAACAAGTACAGAGAGAGATAAGTCGGAGAGACATTTTATTCGTTATTTTATGGACAAAGGGAGCAAGCCAGAAAGATTTTTTGAACTGGAGGCCAAGCATGGTAAGAatctaaattattcaaatttcacCTTCTCATATAGTGTAACTAGCATTATTCCTGCTGACATAACTGATggatttataaaaataacatctataatgaatttctaaaaaccaagttggaaagtttaaaaatcatcaagTATAATGACAATGTTTTAAGCATCATTTCCTCCTGTCCTCCATGAAATATCGGTGATTAATGATGCATTGTAGAGGCCGAGCTTTTAATTAGCTGATGATTTTACACATATGTTGTTATGTACTTGTGTTTAGGTAAAATCACGCCCCTGAGGGACATAGACATCAGTGGGGGATACAAGGAGTGGATCAATGTCACCTTCATTTTCAAGGACAAACGGATAAAGGAGAAAGTCCATGTTGTGGATCCCATAGGGAATCTCCGACTTAAGGCTGCAGAAAAATTCCTCCTCTATGATTCGTGAGTGTCTACCATCTAATAACTAATCTTGTTAACTAATGAAATCTTCTAAAAAGTTTATATCTGATAAGACTTGTCTTGATTCTTGTTCaataagtaaatacatgtatttgatgcgAATCTGAATGATCATAAACGTCATTATCTGATTCAGTAAATCGAGAGAAATCCAGTGGTGGAAAGTATACATGTCCACCTGTATTACAATTAGTGGACAACAGAATATCAAAAGTTGGAGTGACTCTTTAATCTGAATTTGCATCTTCAGCTTGGTATAGATAGTAAATTAACCTTACCTGCTGATGTATTTCAGGTTGCTTACCTTTAAGCTGTACCACTTTGCCTGTGGACCTCACCACAGGGAGGAAGACCAGACATTCGAGGAACTCTGTAAGCAGACCCAGTCCCTCCCGATCAGTCGATTCGACGTCATGGATGGAGACGAACTCTACGTGGATGCGACGGATAACCTATTTCAGAATGCGGATGGAAGTCTCCAGTACTTGCAGATTTACAGTTACATTGCAAAGTAGAGAAGAGTTCCGACCACTCTTTCTGTTATTGACCATGGTGTGATAACATTTGTCTTGTTTAAAGTATCGTTGGAAGCTCTTTCAAATATTTctcaacaaacttgattcttATCAAAAAAGCATTTCAAAAATCGTTCGAAAATAAGAATTCTGAAACTATGGAGTTATTTAGGTTGAAAAGTTGatgtaacatttttacatgAATCATTAGCATTAagggcattttaaaaaaactattatatacacaatataaaatgtaatgtaaatGACTGTAGATCATTGGAAAGCAAACTTTGTGATATCTGTATGCAAATGATCTCTCTTTTGGAATGTatcaaaaacttttattttaagttactttttataatatatctaTAGTGGAACAAGCACCTTTGTAATGCATGAAGTTCCCTCCCTTGTTTAAAAAGTGACTCcgtttgtttttgtgtttttgtttgttaatatttggtttttttttatttagcgcattaattattttacacataTTTACATTTAGTATTAGAGCTAGTGAAAATTCCAGAGTGTTAAACTCTTTTTTAACAGAtttattttgttgcttttgatttttacatgtatataatcaaaatactgcATACCAGTAGAAAATAGTTAAGTTTATTCCAGACATTTGGCCATTTCATCCCTCTTCCTTACTGAATTGACATCAAAATTCAAACTTCAGGTGCATGcattaatttacaattttcagtACCTGTACCTGATacatcattgtttttaaaaaaaaaatgcattaagaTATGGAAAATTGAGTTGTAAATATCGagtttgatttcctttaaatataaatcaacAATAAAATCTCATTACATTTTGATGGATTCCAGTACCAGTAATTTCCCTGTAGTTCGATCAGATAAGAGTTATTAGCAAGAGATGGCCCCATAACATGATAACATTGCAACAGCCAATAATGAACAACTATATGTAACCAAGGGACTGTCAATAGCTTGTAGaatatatacaataattattCAGATTTTTAACAGCTTGTAAGGTTCTggagaaagtttttttttgtcttgtgttgcaaaaaaattaaatatatacactATAAATTTGCAGGATATATAAGTATATCAAAAGAAAACTGTACAGGCAATTTATGATGAATGTAATTCAGTTTCTTTTCCGTAATTTGATTTATTAAGTAACTTTTCTTAGTTTTTGGGACTTATTTAGTTTGTTTGGTGTATTTCTTGTGTATGCACACTTTCTGAGTGCTATAATAATTTTAGTGCCCGTTATGTGATCGGGGATGTATTGTGATGTAACAATGGGAGAAAGCATCCTTATTGTGCTACATCTCCAGCCCACATACATATCATGTTTTCCATTGTTTTTTGTGACTACTCTAGGTGTAATACACatctttttatcttattttgaaaatgtaaaaaaaaagtgtacatgtaataaataaaaatattcttcataTTCAGTCTCATGTTCTAAAATGCTAGAACCTTAAAAATGACTTATCATGCTACATGTCCGATCAGTTGGAGATATATcaggccaaaataaaattattgtttgtttgccTGCTGATAAAATGTtatgtgtaaaaaatataaaaacttttttttatgtgGAGATTTTTTATACTTAACCAATTTCTGATTAGTTTaacttcaagtttgaaaaaaaaaagaaattctctcCTCCTGGGTCTAGCAATTCCAAacgaacattttttatttaaggatGGCCTCATGTTACAGTACATTCCTAATACCAGTATTTGCTATtagatatgaatattttttgctAACACCCCTTGCTTTCATATTGTATGATAACATAACATGCAATatacaattttcatttaaaactgaattttacAACATAGCTCCCTTTCTCTCACAACAGAGAAAAATTCTTACTCTCTGACCAAGATAAAAGAAGGGCAAGGCAAGCTGCAATCTGACATGATAGAATGACAGAAACAAGGTTGTCATTGGAATAGAAAAATAGAAACTGCAACTTAACATTTATTCAAAAGCATCTTTCATCAAACAGCAATCATTGCCTTATTTCTTGCAAATCTGTCTGTTTCCTTCACTTGCATTCCTATTTAAGAACAAGAAAACATGCTGTAACACCTCCTGATGAACATGATACAGTGCATCAGGACCAGTGGCTGTATACACTTCTGGACCATGGTATTCTCAATCAGAAACATTTCCCCATTTCACAACTCATCTGATCACCTctcttttaatctttttataaaTGTCACTTCATCTTTATTTCTGATGCCATATCTGTAAAAGAGAAATATAAAGCAATGGAGACTTAACTTGtcttaagttttctttaaatgcctctgaaagaaatcaaaatttcttttaaaattgagtAAAATTAACATCTGGTAGAAAAACCTACTCTTTTAGTTGTTTCTTGTCCTCAGTAAGTTTCTGACCTTCAAAATACAACCAGTATCGCTTCCAAATGTACTTCCTGAAAGAATAGAGAGGAGTATATATTACAGGTACCTCAGACAGTTTATTCAACAACTTGCGAAAAATTTAGCCAAGATTTGTAGAAAAGTGAATAAGGTGATTTAACTAAGTAAAAGGCACTTTTTATTACTTCAATCActgttcattttgttttttgcttcaTGAagtgaacaaaacaaaataaacacataCCAACTAATGTGCTTTTTTCCTTTGCTGCGGGACAGTTTCAAGGTCATGTGACGTTTAATGGCATGCTTCAGGTCAAGGACAGTGCCATTTTGAACCACTACCACcgctgaaaataaaaaattgagaGATTGTTGTAGAAATTGGTTAGATTAGTCTAATCTCAAAATGATAATagggcattttatttttcaattatcataAGGGTAAATGGTCATTTTTATGCAAAAGGAAATGATTCTATTGCCTCATGATCTCATGACTCCTAACATTCCTTTATATGGAATGAGATTTATTTTGGAATGTGCAGAATTTATAAGCCAAGTGTCCAATTTGTTTGAGAAAAACGAATTGGACatttagctagcgaaaatgataaaatgacaGAGTTTGTAAATAAATCTAGAAAGGTGGATGATCGTTTACAAGAAGAAAGAAGTGAAGTGGATAAAGATCCTGAGGGTTACTATGATGAATACAGTAACCAATAACACAGTTACTTACATAGTATTTCTCCATCAGCACGTTGGACATTTACCAGCATGGCTTGTCCATGCTCCAGAGCAATGAAGGAATTAACCTCTTCCAGTGTGACTTCTGGGGGTAAATCATACAACAGGGAGTCTGTctgataaagaaaacaaacaatatttttattccatcttgttaaaatttgatgttttgGATCCACTCCTGTTTCTCTTTGAGAAGATCCAAACATTGACTATTTATACACACTTATAAACTTTCAATGTTCACTAAAGTGAGGAACAGATAGGAATGTAAGCCCTTGTTCCATAAGTAAAAAAATCCTTCAGAATTATTCATGTAATGTGTGGTGTAAAGTGTCCATCAATTGAtagtaaatttcaaaatatgtcaGAGCCATACATTTTAACACAACATAAATACTCCATTTAATTTCACATGTTATAAAATGGCGAGTACACTGACAGTacataaaagaaattttacagATTGCAATATACCAGTAGACTCCAAACAGAAGATTTTGACAAATGTTGTACTGATAAATGGCATAGTAACTTGTCACATATCAACTTACTGAGACAAGTTCATCAATGGCTGCCTCCACTTTTGACATGGCTTCCTGGTGAGACAGGACGAGCTCCGAGGAGTCCATTTCTT
This genomic window from Magallana gigas chromosome 5, xbMagGiga1.1, whole genome shotgun sequence contains:
- the LOC105342478 gene encoding tubulin-specific chaperone cofactor E-like protein isoform X1 — encoded protein: MIRQRFKYFRTFHLKMEEEDVERKNIAFSVMLPSKGRNRRMRKKSFTEAVKEKYCMSDPNKIYTSGFVIDIKVTGKPKTSDSEAELAYLRNVVLNNSCVGHAGVPNEGLSSLCPNVVDLDLSSNDLTDWKDMLTILSNLQCLKFVNLARNKLQNKENTIQSWNAPLPQIENLVLNGTFTSWQDVIDLTKKIPSLTELHACENEYEDLDHPEDAYKCLQNITCLRLNNNRLRSWEEIWKLKHLPQLESLILSGNPIQHIFYKEEEECRICCLENPAEEMETERDISMEMQDIVEDIVGDVLQMADSIETKEGEESSKSTECQHGDPFSRLKLICLSETQLNNWTHCDELRKYPALKSLRIKDIPLVKKLDPEERRKLLVAHMPNIMILNGSEVTSTERDKSERHFIRYFMDKGSKPERFFELEAKHGKITPLRDIDISGGYKEWINVTFIFKDKRIKEKVHVVDPIGNLRLKAAEKFLLYDSLLTFKLYHFACGPHHREEDQTFEELCKQTQSLPISRFDVMDGDELYVDATDNLFQNADGSLQYLQIYSYIAK
- the LOC105342478 gene encoding tubulin-specific chaperone cofactor E-like protein isoform X2, giving the protein MIRQRFKYFRTFHLKMEEEDVERKNIAFSVMLPSKGRNRRMRKKSFTEAVKEKYCMSDPNKIYTSGFVIDIKVTGKPKTSDSEAELAYLRNVVLNNSCVGHAGVPNEGLSSLCPNVVDLDLSSNDLTDWKDMLTILSNLQCLKFVNLARNKLQNKENTIQSWNAPLPQIENLVLNGTFTSWQDVIDLTKKIPSLTELHACENEYEDLDHPEDAYKCLQNITCLRLNNNRLRSWEEIWKLKHLPQLESLILSGNPIQHIFYKEEEECRICCLENPAEEMETERDISMEMQDIVEDIVGDVLQMADSIETKEGEESSKSTECQHGDPFSRLKLICLSETQLNNWTHCDELRKYPALKSLRIKDIPLVKKLDPEERRKLLVAHMPNIMILNGSEVTSTERDKSERHFIRYFMDKGSKPERFFELEAKHGKITPLRDIDISGGYKEWINVTFIFKDKRIKEKVHVVDPIGNLRLKAAEKFLLYDSKSREIQWWKVYMSTCITISGQQNIKSWSDSLI
- the LOC105333454 gene encoding U11/U12 small nuclear ribonucleoprotein 25 kDa protein, whose amino-acid sequence is MAEEGSISVLSTAGTSSETGSEVTDREIEKVKIEDPEDGEMEEMDSSELVLSHQEAMSKVEAAIDELVSTDSLLYDLPPEVTLEEVNSFIALEHGQAMLVNVQRADGEILSVVVVQNGTVLDLKHAIKRHMTLKLSRSKGKKHISWKYIWKRYWLYFEGQKLTEDKKQLKEYGIRNKDEVTFIKRLKER